The Pungitius pungitius chromosome 14, fPunPun2.1, whole genome shotgun sequence genome contains the following window.
AAGTCGCAGCCGAGACGGCAGCAAGCGCAAAAGGAGGCCGTCTGAAAAGGCCAGGGATcggaaaaaaggagaagaaaaggctAGCCGCAAGAGAGGAGGCAGGGACTCAAAGGGGcccaaagagaaggaggagaagaagaggagcgaggaagggaagcccCGGTCGTCCCGTAGCGATAGGGAgcataaagagagagacaggaaggacaAGAGACGCTGAACGGGTGGAAAATATGCTACGTTTATAATTGAGCATTTTCCCTTAAAATGTCATAAAGGCCTTTTGGaggttttaacattatttttctcAGTGTAGGGATTGAAAAGTTGATGTCAAAAAGGAAGAGAAGTGGAtcttttttaataattgaaaaCCAGTGTGACAGACCAGATTATTCGGGACTTCCTTTAGTCGTGTCATTTTTATCTTCGTTATGAAAAGCTCTTTGTGACGAAGATTGTTGAATGTCTTATCTTATTCATAATGCCACAGGCTGATGCAACGTGAGTCATCGCACTATTAGCTGTAACATCAACTCACACTAGTGATTTCAAGTTGACATGACAACGCTGTTCAGCCCATTTCCAACTTCAAAGATGTGTATTTCACCACGTGGGTATGTGTGATTTAGCCCAAAAGCtggttttgaaaatgttttttccattttttttttgtactgtaAAAGAATCTGCTTCAATTAAAAGGTGAAATATAAACGttgtgtgcattttattttaacacaataGGATGGCAACTGTTTTCAGCAAACAAATCTGATTCCTTGTTGCAGGTATTGGACAGTTAATtgccaaaataaatgttgatgcTGGCCTCTTAATAATCTAATTATCCAATCCACACTCGGCACTCTTTCATCTTCGTGGGGGTCACCATCATGTCCCAACCATCTCTGGGGTCATTGTCCTACAAATACCAGTCCCACTAAGGACAAACCAGATGGCATGTTGCTGTGGTAGACATGCTGTTTAAGTATGCCTTAAATTTTGAATAATTCACCAGCAAACACACTTACTTGGAATGTTCCTAACATGGTCAATTTCCCAATTATTCATCTTTGCAACCATTCACCCGGGTTGTATGACCAATGAGAGGGTGTCAGTTTCAGTTCAGTTTATTTTAATACAGAACTCAATTTACAAATACTGATCATCTGAAGATCCAAATAACTTGCTTCATTGAGATGGTCTTTGGGCGATATTCACAACGTGGTTAGAAAGTTCTTTGCTTTAAGAGTCCATCTTTTTGCCATTTGGTTCTTGTTGCTTCACTGAGGGAGAATGCAACACATTCCTCCATGTCTGGAAATTTCACTCGGGCTGGTCCACCAGGTCATTCTGCTCAAAGTATCTGCAGGAAGGAAAAGGTAACCAAGGGCGCATGCACCAGTTTTATCcaactgaaaaaataaatagcctagtatgatttaaaatatatatttgttcttGTTATCTACACATGATCATCCTCTTAGCCAGGGGTTTGGAACGTTATGTAAAAAGAACAATAAAGTTTAATAAAATCATAAGTAAAGAGGTAGAATGAAACACTAGGGTATGGGTTTACGTTTTGTGCTGCCTTAGTCAATTCAAAAGTGGTTGATTGTAAAAAGATGTTCAGTGTTGTAGTTACCTGGCAACAAGACAGATGAGCAGGTTGAGGGCAGGCAGTTTCTCGTCCCTGTTACTCTCCTGTGAAATcaaaaacagttttaaaaatgtacagcGATGGTTCTTGGACAAAACAACTCCTTTGGATTCATGGTATGTGGCACAGGCTTGTGAAAGGACGCTCACTGTAAGCTACCACCTCAGCAGGGAGCTTTCACTACCAAAGAAACACTCAATGTAGCCAAAGCAGCAACCAATAGTTTGACGTGATGGCGGCACACATCGAGTCGTACCAGTGTGCTGCGGAGCTGAGCACATCTCCTGGCCAGCTGCCTGATGGAGGAGTGGGCTTCAGGCAGCAGAGGCTTCTCCAGGCAGGCCAACAGGGCGTACAGCCAGCGACCCTGGGATGAGCGGGGCATATGTGAGGTGAGCGGTGCatatgtgaggggggggggggcaaaacaatttggaaaaaaaaacaagcagactCAGGTGACTCAACAAAGTGAACTCACCAACTGCGGCGCAAACTCGTGTTCCTCAAACCACCCAATTAGGACTTCCATTACCATCAGCACTGTGGACTGATGACacgcagagagaggagggatgtAATCAGAAACTTGAACTGATTTAAGAATGTGAGCTATGAcggtgaagaggaagaggctgcTCACCTGGTTCAGTCTGCTGACTAtggtgaggaagggggggaagCCTACCTGAGCATGAACACACGGTTCATTAGCATATATACCGGATACCTGACAATTAGGTTCAATTTAAAATCACAATAGTTCATACAACCTTGGTGTAATCCAGCGCCGGCTCTGCTTCCTCATCTGTATTGCTGGACGAAGAGCCCAGATAGACAGTCTCCCCTAAACAGAACCTCTTCCAGCCCTCCTCATCTGTGAGCGTTGgctgtgggacacacacacacacacacacaaatgtgaagtTACAACAAATACAGGTGTTTCCAGTGATCACCCTTCTGCTCAGACGTATGCTCTCCAGGTATGAAAACGATCAATTGACACAAATGAACTTTGTGACGCATGTCATCCCCTCACCATCAGCACATTGTCATCCAGAGTGTGGCTGCTCCAGTGATTCCGGTTCTTTGTGATGCTCTGAATGCAAAAGACAGAACCCACAAATAATTGGACTGGGGAAAGGGATTCTTATATTCATTTACCCTGCCAATCGGCACAATtgcaaaacacattcaaagcaGGTGAACGTTGCTTTACCTGCCTGACATCTGAGAAGTTACCGACTTGACGTTGCTGCCAGCTGAGGCTGGGGGAGAACCCCTCTGGAGCCGCATGGCAGCCCGCCAccttcacacagagacaccgcTTGAAGGAATAAACACACTATCCCACCCACGCCAGCAGTCTATACTTTGAATTAACAGTGTAGCTACTAATACAATAGTGATTCGATTTGTAGATTCAAAAAGACAACAGTTCAGCTAATGATTACTTGTAACCTTAACTGGAGTTACTCAAATAAACAGCagcatgaaaaaaagaggatcaTGAAGAGATGTAACGTATTCTTCTCCCCCGCTGTGTGTGCGCATTTACTCACAGAGGCATTGattgtttgtttcttcttcagttTCTTGGGGTCGATCTGAGCAACCACCACCTCCGGGCATAGAGACGCCTCCAACCTGCCGGAGAGCACATTTTTCACATGAAACAGTCTTCATGTAATTACAACCTGCACTCAcgtcaaaaacaaacactttcagTCGAGGCGAGTTGAGTGCGCGTGGGACTGGAAGCATTCAATATAaacatacaaaatgtattttaactaTGGCTGTCACGATACAATTCTATCATTTGGTTCAATGAGGTTAGTTAGCTGGGGCCAATGTTAGTTATCTGAGGCTAACGTTAATAATGTGAGGGGAACTCACTGGACCTGCCGGAGGTACTCCCGGGGGTTTCTCGGCGGTCCGTTCGGGTCCAGGTCCTCTGCAGCGGCTCCGAACTCAACGGGCAGAAGCCTCGGCATTAATTCCTCCACGTCCGACTTCATGTTGAAAACAACAGAAAGCAGACTTCTATCAAGACATGTGGCCACAAATGTTGTTGCGTATCAAGCACTTGTGATGGGATAGCGTGCGAAACCAGTCCCCCAAACTAGGTAGCCATCTTGGTTGGGAGCGCGAAGTGATGACGTAGAAGCCTGCGCGCCTCGGTGGTTGTTATGGTGAAGTGGACGCCACACGAGTTGTAACGCTAGGCTGAAGTCCACAAAGGGTCACGACTTAGCCTGTTAAAAGATAATAATGATTATAATCGGTAttaatgtataaatgtattccACGGTGCTATGTCAATTGTGGAAGCTCGTCTGTGATGTTGaactgaaatagaaatagaagtttacattttaaaaatgtacaaaac
Protein-coding sequences here:
- the gemin2 gene encoding gem-associated protein 2 isoform X1, with amino-acid sequence MKSDVEELMPRLLPVEFGAAAEDLDPNGPPRNPREYLRQVQLEASLCPEVVVAQIDPKKLKKKQTINASVAGCHAAPEGFSPSLSWQQRQVGNFSDVRQSITKNRNHWSSHTLDDNVLMPTLTDEEGWKRFCLGETVYLGSSSSNTDEEAEPALDYTKVGFPPFLTIVSRLNQSTVLMVMEVLIGWFEEHEFAPQLGRWLYALLACLEKPLLPEAHSSIRQLARRCAQLRSTLESNRDEKLPALNLLICLVARYFEQNDLVDQPE
- the gemin2 gene encoding gem-associated protein 2 isoform X2, whose protein sequence is MKSDVEELMPRLLPVEFGAAAEDLDPNGPPRNPREYLRQVQLEASLCPEVVVAQIDPKKLKKKQTINASVAGCHAAPEGFSPSLSWQQRQVGNFSDVRQSITKNRNHWSSHTLDDNVLMPTLTDEEGWKRFCLGETVYLGSSSSNTDEEAEPALDYTKVGFPPFLTIVSRLNQGRWLYALLACLEKPLLPEAHSSIRQLARRCAQLRSTLESNRDEKLPALNLLICLVARYFEQNDLVDQPE